In Phaseolus vulgaris cultivar G19833 chromosome 10, P. vulgaris v2.0, whole genome shotgun sequence, a single genomic region encodes these proteins:
- the LOC137813066 gene encoding uncharacterized protein produces MSDFNSFIDTNCLVDIPRVGKKYTWFKPNGTSKSRLDRFLVSDEWIQSWPFYKQYVQQRIVSDHCAIVAKSWTKDWGPKPFRSIDAWFMEPGFKEYVKEKWGSYNGQENNCTALTNQKQILKEIEVLMLRTIMNLEENGRLRRMELRSQLLLVDNKLDSLSRWRRLKNEVKGVEVGRQWCEEPEVVRREAKSLFEKRFTATQDLGVNLGSVEFKSLPLEISISMVTSFTEEEVK; encoded by the exons ATGAGTGACTTTAATAGTTTTATTGATACAAACTGTTTGGTGGACATTCCAAGAGTGGGCAAAAAATATACATGGTTCAAGCCAAATGGTACTTCTAAAAGTAGGTTGGACAGATTTCTTGTTTCTGATGAGTGGATTCAAAGCTGGCCTTTCTACAAGCAATATGTGCAACAAAGAATTGTGTCCGACCATTGTGCTATTGTGGCGAAGTCGTGGACTAAAGATTGGGGTCCTAAACCATTTCGTTCCATAGATGCGTGGTTCATGGAACCAGGGTTCAAGGAGTATGTGAAAGAGAAATGGGGTTCCTATAATGGCCAGGAAAacaactgtaccgccctg ACAAATCAAAAGCAAATCTTGAAGGAAATTGAGGTCTTAATGTTAAGGACGATAATGAATCTCGAGGAGAATGGTCGGCTAAGAAGAATGGAATTACGTAGTCAATTGCTGTTGGTTGATAATAAGTTGGATTCCCTTTCAAG ATGGAGAAGACTCAAAAACGAAGTCAAAGGAGTGGAGGTTGGGAGgcaatggtgtgaggaaccgGAAGTAGTTCGCAGGGAAGCTAAGTCTTTGTTCGAAAAAAGGTTCACGGCTACACAAGATCTTGGAGTAAATTTGGGCTCTGTGGAGTTTAAATCTCTCCCTCTAGAAATCAGTATAAGTATGGTTACAAGTTTTACAGAGGAAGAAGTGAAATAA